The Prunus dulcis chromosome 3, ALMONDv2, whole genome shotgun sequence genome segment CTACTTGAATCTCATTGAATATTCAAATAATATTTACtatcaaaatatttaaatatataatgcaGTTTGCACCATTCAGATGATATTATCTTACAAAGGGCTGAACACGTTCCATTTAATAGGGCAACCTCATAGAAgtgggaaaaataaaaataaagaaaaggtTTCAATGTCCATGCAAAGATTCTATATGTTATCTCCATTTTGAAACTAGAACCTGCATGAAGAAGATCAATTGATGCCGCTACTGCGCTCAACTTTTCTTCAATGCTTAACTGAATATTTGCCTTCCATCAGTCCTAACAACCATACTTCTCCCGAATGGCTCTCATCAATTTCGGTGTTATACTATCACCATGTTATCTTTACTTTTGCCATGGTTCATATAAGTCagctttttaattttggaatttccTGAATTGCACCCAGAATCATCATCACTGCTACATGTACCACTGTCACCGAGGTCATCATCACTGCTCCAGATTCCTCCACTTTCTTTTTAGAAGAATTAATACGCACACGATATGTAGATGATGAAATCTTTTCAAATAATGTAATATCACTTGAAAGAGTTGAACTTTCAACTCATGAATTCCTTGCTCTGGCAGAACTCTAAACAATTCACCCTTCAAAGTACCAGGACGTAAACCATACTTCACCATAAGGCTCATTTCCTAGATAACAGAAGattcaatttgaaaaatcaaatttcacaTTTATAGATAGGTTTATGCAACAACAGATAAAGCTTATCAATTGtagaacataaataaaaccaCCATAAGAAAGTAAATAAAGGCTCCTGCATGTCTAGTCATTAAAGCAAATAATGCCAGAGACAAACGGAGACAAATAAACATATGCTCAACAGAtgttatgaaataaaaattgatttaaGAGATGAGCAAAAAAGTCTCCAATGTTTGACAACAATAAGTATCTCTAATCAACTATACCACAAAAGCAAGTGGATCTTCTAAAAGTGCATATGGATGGACTACTAATAGTCTGATTAAGATTTTGTTCAGAAAATTTCTTGTCGCCTAAGCgtatttatcagattttattaattgaaatatttaatattaattattcacTGGAGAAATAATAGTTAGAacgtaattattaattaaagtaattaaatcaGGCTAAGATATTCCATAATTACTACAAagaaatttgtaaaatttttaaatttttgacTTAAAGAtactaagtttatatttatttttttccaaaaaaaaaactctcccAACGAAATTTCATCGCCAGAGGTCTATGCCGGCAAAGGTTTGCCGGATAAGATTTCTCtcgatgaaatgttgttggcAAAGGTGAACTTCGTCGGATGAGGTCTAATCCGGCAAATATTGCCGGCACAAACCAGTGCCACCTGTGCCGACACAATTTCATCgtgttttgattattttgatttttggatttttaaattttaaatttataaaattagtttctttacttttatttttttgccaacttctttaatttaatatatactAGCCCCAGAgcatgtgccaattggttttcttttttattttttattttatttttagaattaagaaaagataacatgggtagttatgttccataaaagtatgacatattatatgattttgtttttaattttaatttgtttaatataaaaaatgtgaatttaccatattatcctcatttaattaataatttcaattcttaatgtttgaattaaccaatggcattttttggtatatattttgaatgtttcaccattatctgccttttgctttatatatactagccccagagcatgtgccaattggttttcttttttattttttattttatttttagaattaagaaaagataacatgggtagttatattccataaaagtaggacatattatctgattttgtttttaattttttttaatatgaaaaaaaatgttaatttaCCATGTTATCCTcatttcattaataatttcaattcttaatgttttgaattaaccaatgacattttttggtattttgaatgtttcaccattctctaccttttgctttatatatatagatacataattaagtaataccttaccctttttttaattactttaattattatttcttttactGATTTCGTAAATTACttgttaaattttaattaatctatttaaattattttgtggacttctcttttgttctttgatacttaataataattaaactaCGTGCGTACGAGTACAATACGTGTATTTTATGTTTACTTTCATTATACCGAGTCTTTAAGATGTATATGAAACACagatgtattattgaaaaatacataagtatgtgtataatacgagtattaaatggtaaaatgctaaattctttatatgggtaataactctggaaaagtaaaaactcaaaagggaACAATAGCTATACCTTGGTAATAGCTTAAACGGAATGGATAATGCTCTAGACTAGTCTTATCGATAAATGAAAATCAGGGAgaaaaaatttttaaaaagaagaaggaaaaaaataggCACCCATTCGATATTTAAAGAATATAGcggcgcggctatactattccttttttaaacaaattatgaaaaaaagacCCTcttagttgcattagtttatactttatagatattaatttgataTAGTAGCGTGGCTATATGACTAAAATACATATGTGTTTTATTCGGAAAAATTTCTGCAAATTACAACTTAAAAGTTCagccactatataatattttaatataatttatttaaatatttaaatatatattatttgtattcaataatatgtgataattatgtgtataatatgtgaattatgtgtgtattattggcaattttgtaaaaaaatatgtgtattatacatgaaaaatacatacggctatactatttattaaagagAATAGTCGCTTGGCTATActacttttttaaaattttaaaaaaccgCGGGCTATACGTTTTCTAATTAGGGGAAAAATCAAGTATAGCAGTGTGGCTacactatttcttttttaaaaaatttaaaaaatcgggtatagccggacggctatactatttctttttttaaaaatcctaaaaaCCGAATATAGACGACcggctataatattttttttgaaaaaaaattagaaaacaggagtatagccgcactgctatacgattttttttaaaatagaaaaaccaAAGTGTAGCTGCTCGGCGATACTATTtcctaaaaaaaatagaaaccaaGTATAGCCACACGGCGATACtatatctttttaaaaaattggaaaaaccaagtatagcggctatactattttgttaaaaaaataattagaaaacccagtatagccgcgtggctgtactatctcttttttttttgtaaaaagcTTTGAAAAAATGACCCTTCTAGTTGCAtttgtttatactttataaatattaatttggtaTAGCCGGTTGGCTATACGAATAGAATATGTACGTATTTTATTcgacaaaattttggcaaagcTCGAtaactatataatattttaatctaatttatttaatttatttaatatatattatttgtattcaataatatgtgataattatgtgtataatatgtgaattttgtgtgtattattggAGATTTTGTAAGAAATACGTATATtagacatgaaaaatacatatggctatattatttcttaaagAGAATAGTaactcggctatactatttttttaaaaaaattaaaaaaaaacccgaGCATAGCCATGCGGCattactatttctttttgaaaaattaaagaaaaactaatagataattgactaaataaacatcctccaatgttttaataaaaatttccaagtttttcttataatttccatgattttgattcaatttttattgatatcgataatatcccgatattttcatcgaaatttttatgtttttaaactaccgatattttcgataccatcgatattttagaccctGGTTGAGAGAATAAGGAAAACATAAACGTGGGGAGAGATAAATTGTTGTGAGGGACCCAAGTGAAAGAGAGGAAATATGTGAGAGAATGAGCCACCTTGGACTAATCTATGAGCCCCAACATTGGCCTCACGAAACAAAAAACCTAATGAGGTTAAACTAATTTCAAATAACTTAAAGTCACCATGAGTAAAgaacaaatttcaaaacacaaaTGCATTGTTTTAAGGGTTGTGATTTTCACACTTCCATTTGCTACTTATGCTTGTTTTTGTCCCTTGATTCTTCTTTGATGTACTCAACTCTAAGGGAGGAGTGCATTGGGAGAAAAGAGGAGTGTGAAAATCACTTCCCTATTTCAAAGGACATATACATTTTGATCTATTAAAGTGAAAGAATAACGTATTTTCACACACCAAAAATCCTATTTTCCCAGGCCTTTTCTCCAATATACAAATTAGAACCAATGAGAAGCTAACTGCAAATGTATGAGCTTAGAACTTTCATACGGTTAATCATATAGATAGAGGCACTAATGATGATTGTTGATctatttctccttctttttcaCATGGCTATGGTTGGGGTTTGGGAATGGCGTAGAGGAAGGTAATGGAGAAGGGACAATAAGGGTAAATTGGGAATAATAGGGGTGAAACAAATAGAAGAGTATTTTTCACAATTTGGTGTCGGGCAAGAGAAGTAAGGTGGGCCAAGACGTAGGAATAGGAGTGTTGGTGTTACTCGAGAACAAAACATACAAAAGAATCCAACACCCAGCAAAAATTCTCTTCAACAATTTAATATagataagaaaagaaaaaaaaccacatgaaaagcaaaagactaataaaatatagaggacaaaacttgaaaatatattatctTTAGATTGCATTTTATGTACTTATCACGTGCATCAAAATATATTATCTTTAGATTTGCATTTTATGTACTTATCACGTGCATCACACCAAGCtgttaattaataaaatatagagGACAACACAACTGTctaattaatgaaattaaGGGATGATGTTTGTGAActgtttgtttgtgttgtaAGAATCTAAGCTCATCAGCCATATTTCTTCTATTCTAAGATAATTAAGCAGACCCAGAACATCTAATTAGATGTTAACAACAATATAAGTAACATGTGCGATAGGTACTTGTGATTGGAACAAAATACGTGTGATTAGttttgtcccaaaaaaaaaaaaaaaaaaattacgtgTGGCTAGTCAAATTATCGATCCAGAGGTTAATTAGAATAAAAAAGTCACTTAAAGCTCACATAATCAGTTAGGGAAATTTAAGGGTTTAGGTGTCACGCCCCGGACCGGCTCtaccgtagcacgatattgtccgctttgggcctaggcccgcacggttttatttttgggagctcacggaacaacttcccagggtggtcacccatcctgggattgctccagcctcccactcgcttaacttcagagttcttacaactccgaagccagtgagctcccaaaaggcctcgcgCTAGGTAGATGCgagtgtgcacatataaggcacataacctcctctccgtttggtcgatgtgggatctcacattAGGGTTTTAATAAACGAAAAAAACAACTTTGCCAAAGAATAATTGGGTGATTTGTAGCAACCTCCGTCAAAGACGATGTATAATCAAATTTAGAGAACATAAACAGCATTAAAGAGCGAGTTTTGGGAGTAGGATTTGATTGAGAACATAGACTAAATCAAATGATGGGGAGCTTCAATCTAACCATGGCTTAGAGGAAACCACCACAaagggtttttttaatattcaaaACACCCTAGTGGACTTATTCACTaacctaaaaagaaaagacaagaaTAGAGGAAGGGGAGGAGGGGCAGTGATACTTCTTCCTCCTTCTCCTCTATGAAATTTTCCTTTAGAACTCAGAGGGAGAGAGCGCTAGAATTTAGTTCTGTTGACTATGTGGTTGataaatatacaaatacaaGGCTCTACTCAAGCGACGCAGCTCCCAAGCTACAGTCCTACCTCCCTCCCATGTGACGATTCACGAATACGTAAATACgttatgtatttttcattacTTTAATCCATGTTCCTCTCTTGATTGGTGTGGATTTTCATTGActtatgcttcttcttttctttccttatttTGGTCATAAAGGAAATTTCAAAGAAGAGCGGAAAGGGTAGAGGAAAACAAATCGAGGGAGGGGGTTGCGCAACACAATTTTGATTTGGCATCTGACCTATGGTTATTGAGAATGACTTAATAACAATATATAGTCATTCTAGtgccaattaattaatattgtcttttttattttataataatacaAAAAGTTTATAAAACCCTGTAAACTCTATGCAAAAGTTTATGAAAGtctataataaattatataaaagtCATTGAAACTCTGTGAAGTTTATAAAATtaagttttatgtttttttaattattttgctaaaataaataaataaaattagtgTCCCTTGCATTATTGTTAAATAACAAGTATAACACTCTAAAGAGAGTTTGATTTCAGTCGCCGCCTTAGGCAACTATGATATGAATACTTTTTACTTGGACATCTAACATCATGCTGTAATGACCTTTTGTTCgttcttgtgttttttttttttttttttgggaccaGTAATGActgtttattctttttcacATCTAAATATTCAAATCTCAATGTTGactccaccaaaaaaaaaaaaaaaatgtaaaagaaaaaaatgaagatcTAAGCCTTTCTTGACAAATACAACATGACTTCTCCTATAAATACCCTGCATGTTGTTGCCCTATTTTGTCACTGCAAAGCCACCATGGCCATCTCCTCTTCCTTGCTATActgctttctttctctttggctAGGACATGCTGTTCATCAGCTTGAAGCTTCCCACCAAGTTTACAGAAACCTTCCAACTTATTCCCAGTTAACTTCTTCACATCATCACCCAGTTAATGAACCTTACAGAACTGGTTATCATTTCCAGCCTCGCAAGAATTGGATCAATGGTATATCTTCCCTCATATATGACCTCTTTAATCTTCcttctcatttttttcatttcatttttttttttttaataaaaaagtttcttTCACTTTTCCTTTGCGCTAAcagctccttttttttttttgcttcttgtGTTTGTCATTGACTTGTTCTAATTGTGGAACGAACAAATGGGTTTGTTTGGTTGCACAGATCCTAATGGTTAGTTTGTTTCTCCTCTTGTTCTGTTCCATTTCATGATGCATTGTTGGCTTGGGTACTGTCTAATTTCAATGGTACTAAGAAAGCCTTGTATTCTTCTTGTTGCAGGACCATTGATTTACAAGGGAATTTATCATTTCTTCTATCAATACAACCCCTTAGATGTAGTTTGGGGAAACATTGTCTGGGCCCATTCCACATCAACTGATCTTGTTAACTGGACCCCACATGATGCTGCTATCTACCCATCACAGCCGTCAGACATCAACGGCTGTTGGTCGGGTTCCGCCACGATCCTCCCTGGGGGCAAACCGGTGATGTTATACACAGGAATAGACCCCCAAAATCGCCAAGTTCAGAATTTGGCCTACCCCAAGAACCTCTCAGACCCATTCCTTAGGGAGTGGGCCAAGATCCCACAAAATCCACTAATGGCACCCAGCCAAGCTAATCAAATCAATGCAAGCTCATTTAGGGACCCAACCACTGCTTGGCTAGGCCCAGATAAGAAATGGAGAGTGATCATTGGAGGCAAAACGAACCAAACAGGAGAAGCTATCCTATATAGGAGCAAAGATTTCCTTAATTGGGTTAAGGCCAAACAACCACTTCACTCAGCAGAGAAAACTGGAATGTGGGAATGCCCTGATTTTTTCCCAGTTTCAATTCATAGCCAAAATGGTCTTGACACATCAAAAATTGGTCCTGATGTTAAGCATGTGTTCAAGGTGAGCTTAGACAACACTAGGCGAGAGTACTACACAATTGGGACATATAACATTGACAAGGATATCTATATCCCG includes the following:
- the LOC117621534 gene encoding beta-fructofuranosidase, insoluble isoenzyme CWINV1-like, translating into MAISSSLLYCFLSLWLGHAVHQLEASHQVYRNLPTYSQLTSSHHHPVNEPYRTGYHFQPRKNWINDPNGPLIYKGIYHFFYQYNPLDVVWGNIVWAHSTSTDLVNWTPHDAAIYPSQPSDINGCWSGSATILPGGKPVMLYTGIDPQNRQVQNLAYPKNLSDPFLREWAKIPQNPLMAPSQANQINASSFRDPTTAWLGPDKKWRVIIGGKTNQTGEAILYRSKDFLNWVKAKQPLHSAEKTGMWECPDFFPVSIHSQNGLDTSKIGPDVKHVFKVSLDNTRREYYTIGTYNIDKDIYIPDKGSVESDTGLRYDYGKFYASKTFFDSSKNRRILWGWINESSTVEDDIKKGWSGLQAIPRTLWLDKSGKQLVQWPVVEIEKLREKEVKLPSSVLKGGSVHEVLGVTAAQADVEITFGISDLKKAEVLDPSWTNPQLLCSRKGASVKGGLGPFGLLVLASKGLKEYTSVFYRIFKDHNKHVVLLCSDQSRSSLNKDNDKTTYGAFVNVDPLHEKLSLRSLIDHSIVESFGGEGKACITARVYPTLAINGDAHLYAFNYGTEDVKIRGSAWSLKTAKIN